The Fibrobacter sp. UWP2 DNA segment GCATGGGCCGCCATGCGGCGGCCTAATCCTTCTTTATGCAGCGGACGGGAAGCCACATTTTTTTAGCATAGGCAGGAAAAGACACCCCAACTGGATTAATAGATACTGCAAACGAACTTTCTACAGATTCAGTCGAGTTTTTATACAAATCCGCAGACGCATATACAGCATATTGGGTTCCGTACTTTGTTTCCACATCGTAGTCAATCCCATTCCTAAAGAAAGGTTCATTGTAGCCCGTAGGTTCTGCATTAAAGCCGTAAACATCTGCCGCTAGTGTTTGGGCAAGAATCGTATCCAGAGAATTGTAATCGTTCCGCCAAATGCCAAAACGACTCAAGTAGATTCCCGGGGATACTTTTGACGAATCCATTGCCCTGGGGATAGTTGAGGAATAGTTATGCGTTTTTATATAATGGATCAAGCCTTCCCAATCCGACACGGAGGGAATTCTCCAACCGTCAGGGCAAATTCCCTGGTAATTTTCGGCATCGTATTCTTGTGACAGATAATCATCAGAATCGCTAGCTAAAGACATTTTCATCCGGGTGTGC contains these protein-coding regions:
- a CDS encoding FISUMP domain-containing protein, which translates into the protein MVKYRDTSYICLATKEKGSTAVYDRFWDYATQVEVLGQCTSSREGELYNNGSGTVKCTGGRWVSTAGTFTDSRDGHVYHMTKINGKTWMADNLNYAGVDSARCAGASNLRSNCTKGFSYPWHTRMKMSLASDSDDYLSQEYDAENYQGICPDGWRIPSVSDWEGLIHYIKTHNYSSTIPRAMDSSKVSPGIYLSRFGIWRNDYNSLDTILAQTLAADVYGFNAEPTGYNEPFFRNGIDYDVETKYGTQYAVYASADLYKNSTESVESSFAVSINPVGVSFPAYAKKMWLPVRCIKKD